A portion of the Rubritalea squalenifaciens DSM 18772 genome contains these proteins:
- a CDS encoding LamG-like jellyroll fold domain-containing protein: MKTHTQTLLAVAAMTCSGYAATTLTNQVLVNFGGSISGNDYTLGSGEVDTTGSFTGFGSPVVSSGEADLTGGSTHQGFNFDPTSLGSLTSQNWVVETRVSFDAFNTGQRTILDVNGDTDFRINNGGSLLEMVYWDGGQVGSQTAALPGTGEFIHIAMVWDAAASSLTGYVDGVAIGTIDNNAFATPDANNVSFGYFGRNGFDNRGIDGQLDSVAFSTFTGSFDANTDFQIAAVPEPSTSMLVGLSGMLVLLRRRR, encoded by the coding sequence ATGAAAACACATACGCAAACACTACTCGCCGTGGCAGCGATGACCTGCTCGGGCTATGCCGCGACAACTCTAACAAACCAAGTGCTCGTGAACTTTGGTGGATCAATTAGTGGTAACGACTATACGCTTGGCTCTGGCGAGGTAGATACCACTGGTAGCTTCACAGGTTTTGGTTCGCCAGTTGTCTCAAGCGGTGAGGCTGATCTTACGGGTGGCAGCACGCATCAAGGATTTAACTTTGACCCCACATCACTAGGGTCTCTAACATCCCAGAACTGGGTGGTAGAAACGAGAGTGAGCTTTGATGCTTTCAATACTGGCCAGAGGACGATCCTCGATGTGAACGGAGATACTGATTTCCGTATCAATAACGGAGGTTCTCTTCTAGAGATGGTCTACTGGGACGGAGGCCAGGTAGGTTCACAGACAGCAGCTCTGCCAGGTACAGGAGAGTTTATACACATTGCTATGGTGTGGGATGCTGCCGCTTCAAGTCTTACTGGCTATGTAGATGGAGTCGCCATTGGAACGATTGACAACAACGCCTTTGCTACTCCAGACGCGAACAATGTCAGCTTTGGCTACTTCGGTCGTAATGGCTTCGATAACCGCGGTATCGATGGGCAGCTGGATAGTGTGGCTTTTTCCACCTTCACAGGCAGCTTTGACGCGAATACGGATTTCCAAATCGCAGCGGTGCCTGAGCCTTCCACAAGTATGTTGGTAGGTTTGTCCGGAATGTTAGTGCTGCTGAGACGCAGACGTTAG
- the rfbB gene encoding dTDP-glucose 4,6-dehydratase: MRSLSHPLVTGGAGFIGSTLCRLLLQHPDVEKLTIVDKLTYAGSKDNLPVDPRIDFHHIDIVSKACLNLVFNQTHPTCVFNLAAESHVDRSIEKPEDFINTNIVGTENLLEICRHKNVPMIQISTDEVYGSIEAPGIFTEESPLAPSSPYSASKASGDLLSLAAHTTYQQDVVITRCSNNYGSHQYPEKLIPLLIQKAIQELPLPLYGDGQQVRDWIHVEDHCSALIATALKAPAGTVLNIGANKEIANQEIAERVLDILGKPRELISYTDDRPGHDRRYALDASKARELLGWQPIHDFDTSFAAVVKEIESKLA, translated from the coding sequence ATGCGCTCTCTATCCCATCCACTCGTCACCGGAGGAGCTGGCTTTATTGGCTCCACCTTATGCAGGTTGCTACTCCAGCACCCGGACGTAGAGAAGCTCACGATCGTAGATAAATTAACCTACGCAGGCTCCAAAGACAACCTGCCTGTGGATCCTCGTATCGATTTTCACCATATCGACATCGTCAGTAAGGCTTGTCTCAATTTGGTCTTCAATCAGACCCACCCTACGTGCGTCTTCAACCTCGCCGCCGAGTCCCACGTAGACCGCTCTATTGAAAAGCCTGAAGACTTCATCAATACCAATATTGTAGGGACCGAGAACCTGCTGGAGATTTGCCGTCACAAAAACGTGCCAATGATCCAAATCTCCACCGACGAAGTCTACGGCTCCATAGAAGCCCCTGGAATCTTCACCGAAGAATCCCCACTCGCCCCATCATCCCCTTACTCCGCCTCCAAGGCCTCCGGGGACCTTCTCAGCCTGGCAGCGCATACCACCTACCAGCAGGACGTGGTCATCACGCGCTGCTCAAACAACTACGGCAGCCATCAGTACCCGGAAAAACTCATCCCACTTCTGATCCAGAAAGCGATCCAAGAGCTGCCCCTGCCGCTCTACGGTGACGGCCAGCAGGTCCGTGACTGGATCCATGTAGAGGACCACTGTTCCGCACTCATTGCGACTGCTCTTAAGGCGCCAGCTGGTACCGTTCTGAATATTGGCGCCAATAAAGAGATCGCCAACCAGGAAATCGCGGAACGGGTTCTGGATATTCTTGGAAAACCTCGCGAGCTCATCTCCTACACTGATGACCGTCCCGGTCACGACAGGCGCTACGCCCTCGACGCCAGCAAAGCCCGTGAGCTACTCGGCTGGCAGCCCATTCATGACTTTGACACCTCCTTTGCGGCCGTGGTCAAAGAAATCGAAAGCAAACTGGCATAA